The Nitrospiraceae bacterium genome includes a window with the following:
- a CDS encoding chemotaxis protein CheW, with the protein MSVAEHNKTAASDGTGTVPYRLTEGGGDDLLQFVICRIGAEEFAVDVLSVQEINRIVEVTRVPKTPGYVEGVINLRGRIIPVLDLRKLFGLASVNQTSQTRIVVVSVQGRLVGLVVDSVEEVLRIPKNSIEPPPNVGTMAGAEFTQGVGRIEDRLLILVDLNRLLLNREAAV; encoded by the coding sequence ATGAGTGTGGCGGAGCATAACAAGACCGCCGCGTCGGACGGTACGGGCACTGTCCCGTACCGCCTGACGGAGGGCGGGGGGGACGATCTACTGCAATTCGTGATCTGCCGCATCGGGGCTGAGGAATTCGCAGTCGACGTCCTGAGCGTGCAGGAAATCAACCGGATCGTGGAGGTGACCCGGGTGCCCAAGACGCCCGGCTACGTGGAGGGAGTCATCAACCTTCGCGGACGCATCATCCCGGTCTTGGATCTCCGTAAGCTGTTCGGCTTGGCCTCGGTGAACCAGACCTCACAAACCCGGATCGTCGTGGTGTCGGTTCAGGGCCGGCTGGTGGGGTTGGTGGTGGATTCCGTGGAGGAGGTTCTGCGGATTCCGAAGAATTCGATCGAACCGCCGCCCAACGTCGGCACCATGGCCGGGGCGGAATTCACCCAGGGGGTGGGCCGGATCGAAGACCGCTTGTTGATTCTTGTGGACTTGAACCGACTGCTCTTGAACCGCGAAGCGGCGGTCTAG
- a CDS encoding DUF3365 domain-containing protein — protein sequence MGTLMKNMTIGPKFILSIGVSALVVMLVGLFVLFEQEESKMDTMLEGRIKLLSQQIMIGRAYIAANYAGKIKKSKAGSDIQVLKDHAGNPDAIPVPATAVREMGEEASNTGLYTARLVSQNPINPANTPKDNFENEAMRAIMTGAESYARRDEVNGVQMFRRALVDKASSGACITCHTSNQVGDTLGMLIVSVPMAQAIALSNKSIWQTGGLMVGMVVLVLVVMWYMLRSIVLQPLAKMTEISKDIAKGEGDLTKRVPVEGDDEIARLGGYFNEFIEKLQKMIKKVAHVTDKVASASVELSATAEEISKGTENLTSRASQTAAAVEEMNATVGQVAQNSGKAASLAQDTVKTAQEGGAVVSSTISGMQHLSEAVSNSATIIAELGRSSDQIGEIVRTIEDIADQTNLLALNAAIEAARAGEQGRGFAVVADEVRKLAERTTKATKEIGDMIRQIQHDTRGAVDSMQQGTQKVTAGVDLVNKTGEALTKIVQMVSESADMIRQIAVASEEQSVATQQIASDIENVAKVTKDSSSGAHESAKASQDLSQLAVELQGIVGGFKV from the coding sequence ATGGGTACGTTGATGAAGAATATGACTATTGGGCCGAAGTTCATCCTGTCGATCGGCGTGAGCGCGTTGGTCGTCATGCTGGTCGGCCTGTTTGTGCTGTTTGAACAGGAAGAGAGCAAGATGGATACGATGCTGGAGGGGAGAATCAAATTGCTCTCCCAGCAGATCATGATCGGCCGTGCCTATATCGCGGCAAACTATGCCGGCAAGATCAAGAAGTCCAAGGCCGGTTCGGACATTCAAGTTCTGAAGGACCACGCCGGGAATCCCGATGCGATTCCCGTTCCTGCCACTGCCGTGAGGGAAATGGGCGAAGAGGCCAGCAACACGGGCCTCTACACGGCCAGGCTGGTGAGCCAGAATCCGATTAACCCGGCCAATACCCCGAAGGATAACTTCGAAAACGAAGCCATGCGGGCGATCATGACCGGCGCCGAGAGCTATGCGCGCCGCGATGAGGTGAACGGCGTACAGATGTTCCGCCGAGCGCTGGTCGACAAGGCATCATCCGGAGCCTGCATTACTTGCCATACTTCGAATCAGGTGGGCGACACCTTGGGTATGTTGATCGTGTCGGTGCCGATGGCTCAGGCGATCGCGCTGTCCAATAAGTCCATATGGCAGACCGGTGGGTTGATGGTCGGCATGGTCGTTCTGGTGCTGGTGGTGATGTGGTACATGCTGCGCAGCATCGTGCTGCAACCGTTGGCCAAGATGACGGAGATCTCCAAAGATATCGCGAAGGGCGAGGGGGACTTGACCAAACGCGTGCCGGTGGAAGGGGATGACGAGATCGCCCGTCTGGGTGGGTACTTCAATGAGTTCATCGAAAAGCTCCAGAAGATGATCAAGAAAGTCGCGCATGTTACGGACAAGGTTGCGTCTGCCTCTGTTGAGCTCTCCGCCACGGCGGAAGAGATCAGCAAAGGCACGGAAAACTTGACGTCTCGCGCATCACAGACGGCCGCAGCGGTGGAAGAGATGAATGCCACCGTCGGGCAGGTGGCTCAGAACTCCGGCAAGGCCGCCAGCCTGGCGCAGGATACGGTAAAAACCGCCCAGGAAGGCGGCGCGGTGGTGTCGAGCACGATCTCGGGCATGCAACACCTGTCCGAAGCGGTGTCGAACAGCGCGACCATCATCGCCGAGCTGGGTCGGTCGTCCGATCAGATCGGTGAGATCGTCCGCACGATCGAAGACATCGCCGATCAGACCAACTTGCTGGCCCTGAACGCGGCGATCGAAGCCGCCAGAGCCGGCGAGCAGGGGCGTGGATTTGCGGTCGTGGCCGATGAAGTCCGGAAGCTGGCCGAGCGTACCACGAAGGCCACGAAGGAAATCGGCGATATGATCCGCCAGATCCAGCATGATACGCGCGGTGCGGTGGACTCCATGCAGCAAGGGACCCAAAAGGTCACGGCGGGCGTGGACCTGGTCAATAAGACAGGCGAAGCGCTGACCAAGATCGTGCAGATGGTGTCCGAGAGCGCGGACATGATCAGGCAGATCGCCGTGGCATCCGAAGAACAGTCCGTGGCGACGCAGCAGATCGCCAGCGACATCGAGAATGTGGCCAAGGTCACCAAGGATTCGTCCTCCGGTGCCCACGAATCGGCCAAGGCCAGTCAAGACCTCAGTCAGTTGGCGGTCGAGCTGCAAGGGATCGTCGGCGGATTCAAGGTCTGA
- a CDS encoding chemotaxis response regulator protein-glutamate methylesterase yields MRDTVIQTKANGEAVRVLVVDDSAFMRKSLSGMLDDGKRIQVVGVARNGEEAVQQVHQLKPDVVTMDVEMPGMTGLEALKRIMSERPTPVLMVSSLTTEGAQETLQALEYGAVDFVPKQLDGVASKIAEIQKELVSKVLAAKSAGPRLKRIPAVGAAKPVAVPAKAISSHAVSVTRGFKLVAIGCSTGGPQALFEIMPTIPADFPAGIVIVQHMPKSFTKPFADRLNTICSLEVREAVDGDEIKPGRVLVAPGGWQFRVVRKSITSNVVKLSSNVENHPHAPSADIMLQSVAALYGERSIGVILTGMGHDGLEGMKAIKAARGRTVAQDEASSVVYGMPKAVAEAGCAEKVVALNKVIGEIMNMV; encoded by the coding sequence ATGCGGGACACGGTCATACAAACGAAGGCGAATGGTGAGGCGGTTCGAGTTCTCGTTGTGGATGATTCCGCATTCATGCGCAAGAGCCTGTCGGGCATGTTGGATGACGGAAAGAGGATTCAGGTCGTCGGGGTGGCGCGCAACGGTGAAGAAGCGGTGCAGCAGGTCCATCAACTGAAGCCGGACGTTGTGACGATGGATGTGGAAATGCCGGGCATGACCGGTTTGGAGGCCCTGAAGCGGATTATGTCCGAGCGTCCGACCCCCGTGCTGATGGTCAGTTCTTTGACCACCGAAGGGGCCCAGGAAACCCTGCAGGCACTCGAATATGGAGCGGTGGATTTTGTCCCCAAACAGCTCGACGGCGTGGCCTCGAAAATCGCCGAGATTCAGAAGGAACTCGTGTCGAAGGTGTTGGCGGCCAAGTCTGCGGGGCCGCGGCTCAAGCGGATCCCGGCCGTCGGGGCGGCGAAGCCGGTGGCCGTCCCGGCCAAGGCGATCAGCAGCCATGCGGTCAGCGTGACCCGCGGCTTTAAGCTGGTGGCGATCGGCTGTTCCACCGGAGGGCCTCAGGCCCTGTTCGAGATCATGCCGACGATCCCGGCCGATTTTCCCGCAGGAATCGTGATCGTCCAACACATGCCGAAGAGCTTCACGAAACCCTTTGCCGATCGACTCAACACAATTTGTTCCCTCGAGGTGCGGGAAGCGGTGGACGGTGATGAGATCAAGCCGGGACGGGTGTTGGTGGCGCCGGGCGGGTGGCAGTTTCGGGTGGTGAGGAAGTCCATCACCTCCAACGTGGTGAAGTTGTCCTCCAATGTGGAAAACCATCCGCACGCTCCTTCGGCCGACATCATGTTGCAGTCGGTGGCGGCCCTGTATGGCGAACGGAGCATCGGTGTGATTCTGACCGGTATGGGGCATGACGGATTGGAGGGCATGAAGGCCATTAAGGCGGCCAGGGGAAGAACGGTCGCCCAGGACGAAGCGTCCTCGGTGGTGTATGGAATGCCGAAGGCGGTGGCCGAAGCGGGGTGTGCGGAGAAGGTCGTGGCATTGAACAAGGTGATCGGCGAGATCATGAACATGGTGTAG
- a CDS encoding methyl-accepting chemotaxis protein, protein MSMLASSWDLTLRAPVNGEDEVSKACIAFNQVATKLQNSLTAVSAATISLAAASEQLSTNAEQLARESKQQSEQAVHASAEAEQMSATAAHVSRSAQGIATQAQSAVTAAMQGNDIVTHSVASMSQLGDTIRMSAEHIHQLGERSEQIGQIVRIIEDIADQTNLLALNATIEAARAGEQGRGFAVVADEVRKLAERTTKATREISDTIRTIQDDTGQAVTAMKRATGETHSGTELAQAAGQRLSLIVASVKAVTDMIQQIVGSIDEQSSAAQKIAHNVEGLAKRNERGLSQIWEATDSLARMSTDLQTVVGGFKLA, encoded by the coding sequence ATGTCCATGCTGGCGTCCAGCTGGGACTTGACCCTACGGGCGCCGGTCAACGGAGAGGATGAAGTCAGCAAGGCATGCATTGCATTCAACCAAGTCGCGACTAAACTGCAGAATAGCCTCACCGCCGTGTCGGCTGCCACGATATCGCTGGCCGCTGCAAGCGAACAACTATCCACGAACGCGGAACAGTTGGCGAGGGAGAGCAAGCAGCAATCCGAACAGGCGGTGCATGCCTCGGCAGAGGCCGAGCAAATGTCCGCGACTGCCGCCCATGTGTCACGGAGTGCTCAAGGAATCGCCACGCAAGCGCAGTCCGCCGTCACCGCCGCCATGCAGGGCAACGACATCGTTACGCATTCCGTCGCCAGCATGTCGCAACTCGGGGATACTATTCGCATGTCCGCCGAACACATCCATCAATTGGGTGAGCGGTCCGAACAAATCGGACAGATTGTCCGGATCATCGAGGATATCGCCGATCAGACGAATCTTCTAGCACTCAACGCCACCATCGAAGCTGCCAGGGCCGGCGAGCAGGGACGCGGATTCGCCGTGGTGGCCGATGAAGTTCGGAAGCTTGCCGAACGAACCACGAAGGCAACGAGAGAGATCTCCGATACGATCCGCACCATACAAGACGATACGGGGCAAGCCGTGACAGCCATGAAGAGAGCTACCGGCGAGACACATAGCGGCACAGAACTGGCTCAAGCTGCCGGCCAGCGACTGAGTCTCATTGTAGCTTCAGTCAAAGCTGTAACGGACATGATCCAGCAGATTGTCGGATCGATTGATGAACAGTCTAGCGCTGCTCAGAAGATCGCTCACAATGTCGAGGGCCTCGCGAAGCGAAACGAGAGAGGACTTAGCCAGATCTGGGAAGCGACGGACAGTTTGGCGCGAATGTCCACTGACCTGCAGACGGTCGTCGGTGGGTTCAAGTTGGCCTAG
- a CDS encoding chemotaxis protein CheV yields MSNLIQEIDARTRLAGANQMELLLFKIGTNEIYGINVFKVREVMKLPALTQIPEADSRIVGMANIRGTMVPVVGLKRSLGLGAESDLYSNDPERPQPYLIITEYNNSLQGFLVAGVDRIIRFSWSAIRTPPAIVRENNKGAVTAVTMLEDGRMVLILDVEKVLYDICPRSDEEVFAGLVSSPELKGKCLLFADDSSVARTQLRKALERLGIAYHIATTGGEAWQKLQAMAEHATAEGKQHVDQIHGVISDIEMPEIDGFTLTKNIRADPRLAHLPVILHSSLTGTCNMEKGRTVGATDYITKFDARMLRDKLTHHLTVVEASEC; encoded by the coding sequence ATGTCGAACCTCATTCAAGAAATTGATGCACGTACACGGTTAGCCGGCGCGAATCAGATGGAGTTGTTGCTGTTCAAGATCGGCACCAACGAGATCTACGGCATCAACGTGTTCAAGGTTCGTGAAGTCATGAAGCTCCCGGCGCTGACCCAGATCCCCGAGGCCGACAGCCGAATCGTGGGCATGGCCAACATTCGCGGGACGATGGTGCCGGTGGTGGGGTTGAAGCGCAGTTTGGGGCTCGGCGCGGAATCCGATCTGTACTCGAACGATCCGGAGCGGCCGCAGCCGTATCTCATCATCACGGAATACAACAACAGTCTTCAGGGGTTCTTGGTCGCCGGCGTCGACCGGATCATCCGCTTCTCCTGGTCGGCGATCCGCACTCCGCCCGCCATCGTGCGTGAAAACAACAAAGGCGCAGTGACCGCGGTGACGATGCTCGAAGACGGCCGGATGGTACTGATTTTGGATGTGGAAAAGGTCCTCTATGACATCTGCCCGAGGTCCGATGAAGAAGTATTTGCGGGTCTGGTGAGTTCACCTGAGTTGAAGGGGAAATGCCTGCTTTTTGCCGATGACTCGTCGGTTGCCCGCACCCAGTTGCGAAAGGCCTTGGAGCGATTGGGGATCGCGTATCACATTGCCACGACCGGCGGGGAGGCCTGGCAGAAACTGCAAGCCATGGCCGAGCACGCGACCGCCGAAGGCAAGCAGCATGTCGATCAGATCCACGGGGTCATCAGCGATATCGAGATGCCGGAAATCGACGGCTTTACCTTGACCAAGAACATCCGAGCCGATCCGCGGCTCGCGCATCTGCCCGTCATCCTGCATTCATCCCTGACAGGAACCTGCAATATGGAAAAAGGGCGCACGGTCGGCGCAACCGACTATATCACCAAGTTCGACGCGCGCATGCTGCGCGACAAGTTGACGCATCACTTGACTGTAGTGGAGGCGAGTGAGTGTTAG
- a CDS encoding chemotaxis protein CheA → MSDEMQEILNDFLTESNEMLEVLDQRFVALESDPTNKDLLNEIFRAMHSMKGSAGFLGFTHLVDVAHRGENILNKLRQGEMAVVPAVISVILEAVDIIKALMADIKDTGTDNNVATAEIAARLDDIINGKVGEAAMPAAPPSATPAAAAQAEPAAPAPSEPAHVAPTLGEILVNEGLASKEQVLDALNAQQHQPDPKPPLGEILLQAKAITERALDHALQKQEKPGKPAEEDATIRVETKRLDSVMNLVGELVLGRNRLIKIGTQLEQNHESDPQVRALGETLAQLNLVTTDLQLAVMKTRMLPIKKVFAKLPRMVRDLSQKLGKQVRLEMRGEETELDKSVADEIGDPLVHIVRNAIDHGIETPAERQQKGKQGEGSLVIAASQEGNSIVIRISDDGRGIAVDKVKAKALAKGLVSEAELATMEHREVLNLIFLPGFSTAEKVTDVSGRGVGMDVVRTNIRKINGTVDLESEQGKGSQIIIKLPLTIAIIQALMVEVQRSIFAIPLSSVIEAVRITKSDIKTINGREVLHLRDRVLPLIRLAQEFDVPHEIDRDRFYVVVAALGDRRVGIVVDELRSQEEVVIKSIWDYLETVKGVSGATITGEGKVVLILDTSELVQNAQAWHAAAFAA, encoded by the coding sequence ATGAGCGATGAAATGCAGGAAATTCTGAACGACTTTCTGACCGAATCCAACGAGATGCTCGAGGTGCTCGACCAGCGCTTCGTCGCCCTGGAGTCCGATCCCACCAACAAGGATCTGCTGAACGAAATCTTCCGGGCCATGCACAGCATGAAGGGCTCCGCGGGATTCCTCGGGTTCACGCATCTGGTGGACGTGGCGCATCGCGGCGAAAACATTCTCAACAAGCTCCGGCAGGGGGAAATGGCGGTGGTTCCGGCAGTGATCAGCGTCATTCTGGAAGCCGTCGACATCATCAAGGCCCTCATGGCGGACATCAAGGACACCGGAACGGACAACAACGTCGCCACAGCCGAGATTGCAGCCAGGCTCGACGACATCATCAACGGGAAGGTCGGCGAAGCGGCGATGCCGGCGGCGCCCCCGAGCGCCACGCCCGCGGCGGCCGCGCAGGCAGAACCTGCCGCTCCCGCTCCCTCCGAGCCGGCGCATGTCGCCCCTACCTTGGGCGAAATTTTGGTGAACGAGGGGCTGGCCAGCAAGGAGCAGGTGTTGGACGCCCTCAACGCCCAACAGCACCAGCCGGATCCGAAGCCGCCGCTCGGCGAAATCTTACTCCAGGCGAAAGCCATTACAGAACGTGCCCTGGATCACGCCCTTCAGAAACAAGAGAAGCCCGGGAAACCGGCCGAAGAGGATGCCACGATCCGGGTTGAAACGAAGCGCTTGGACAGCGTCATGAACCTGGTCGGCGAGCTGGTGCTCGGGCGAAACCGGTTGATCAAGATCGGAACGCAACTGGAACAGAACCATGAATCCGATCCCCAAGTGCGGGCTCTGGGTGAAACCCTCGCCCAGCTGAATCTGGTGACGACGGACCTGCAGTTGGCGGTGATGAAGACCCGGATGCTTCCCATCAAGAAGGTCTTCGCCAAGCTGCCCCGAATGGTGCGGGATCTCTCGCAGAAGCTCGGAAAACAGGTGCGCCTCGAAATGCGCGGCGAGGAAACTGAACTCGACAAATCCGTTGCCGATGAGATCGGCGATCCGCTCGTACACATTGTGCGCAATGCGATCGATCATGGCATTGAAACGCCGGCCGAGCGCCAGCAGAAGGGGAAGCAAGGCGAGGGAAGCCTGGTCATCGCGGCGAGCCAGGAAGGCAACAGCATCGTCATTCGCATCAGCGACGACGGACGCGGCATCGCGGTGGACAAGGTCAAGGCCAAGGCTCTGGCCAAGGGCCTGGTGAGCGAAGCCGAGTTGGCCACGATGGAGCATCGCGAGGTGCTCAACCTGATCTTCCTGCCGGGATTCAGCACCGCCGAAAAAGTGACGGACGTCTCGGGCCGCGGTGTCGGCATGGATGTGGTTAGGACGAACATCCGCAAGATCAACGGTACGGTGGATTTGGAGTCGGAGCAAGGGAAGGGCAGTCAGATCATCATCAAGCTGCCGTTGACGATCGCCATTATTCAAGCCCTGATGGTGGAAGTCCAACGATCGATTTTTGCGATTCCGCTCAGCTCCGTCATCGAAGCCGTCCGAATCACGAAGTCGGACATCAAGACGATCAACGGTCGGGAAGTCCTGCATCTCCGCGACCGCGTCCTCCCGCTGATTCGATTGGCGCAGGAATTCGACGTGCCGCACGAGATCGATCGGGATCGGTTCTACGTCGTCGTGGCCGCATTGGGCGACCGGCGGGTCGGGATCGTCGTCGACGAACTGCGATCGCAGGAAGAAGTGGTCATCAAGTCCATCTGGGATTACCTCGAAACCGTCAAAGGCGTATCCGGGGCCACGATCACCGGTGAAGGCAAAGTGGTCCTGATCCTGGACACCTCGGAATTGGTCCAAAACGCGCAAGCGTGGCACGCGGCGGCGTTCGCCGCATGA
- a CDS encoding protein phosphatase CheZ, whose amino-acid sequence MAQSRVVPKKAVEIDEDAPEPVDPNAKLYEELGELARFIDTTMKTLSEFSAPVNNSTEQLPQAMTHLTNLKTMTEKGTHEVMRQVEAIQENHARLAKILKELAQAGKADSALIKGCAGISDVMKDDDKRLVEIMTALSFQDLVAQSVNKLVTILDEVEHKLLQLVVVFGPYQKQAAKGTQDKASEMLKQLEATKNTSMNQDLADEILKEFGFN is encoded by the coding sequence ATGGCACAATCCCGTGTAGTACCGAAAAAAGCGGTGGAAATCGACGAGGATGCGCCGGAACCGGTCGATCCCAACGCCAAGCTGTACGAAGAGCTGGGTGAACTGGCGCGCTTCATCGATACGACGATGAAAACCTTGTCGGAGTTCAGCGCGCCGGTCAACAACTCGACCGAGCAGTTACCGCAGGCGATGACGCATCTGACCAACCTGAAGACGATGACCGAAAAGGGAACCCATGAGGTCATGCGCCAGGTGGAGGCGATCCAGGAGAACCATGCACGGCTGGCCAAGATCCTGAAGGAGCTGGCCCAGGCGGGAAAAGCGGATTCGGCTCTCATCAAGGGGTGTGCCGGAATCAGCGACGTGATGAAGGACGACGACAAGCGGCTCGTGGAGATCATGACGGCCCTCTCCTTCCAAGATCTGGTCGCCCAGAGTGTGAACAAGCTCGTGACGATTCTGGATGAGGTCGAACACAAGCTCCTCCAACTGGTCGTGGTCTTCGGTCCCTACCAGAAGCAGGCGGCCAAGGGCACCCAGGACAAGGCGAGCGAGATGTTGAAACAGCTTGAGGCGACCAAGAACACGTCGATGAATCAGGATCTGGCCGACGAAATTCTCAAGGAGTTCGGGTTCAACTGA
- a CDS encoding chemotaxis response regulator CheY, whose amino-acid sequence MKILVVDDMSTMRRIVKNILKQLGFNNLEEAENGQEALTKLKADNYGFVVSDWNMPVMMGIDMLRAIRADEKLKKIPVLMVTAEAQKENLIEAVQAGVSNYIVKPFTAETMQEKISKIFK is encoded by the coding sequence ATGAAGATTCTCGTCGTCGATGACATGTCCACCATGCGTCGCATCGTCAAGAACATCTTGAAGCAGCTCGGTTTTAACAATCTCGAGGAAGCGGAGAACGGCCAGGAAGCCCTCACGAAGCTGAAAGCCGACAACTATGGCTTCGTGGTGTCCGACTGGAACATGCCGGTGATGATGGGCATCGATATGCTGCGCGCGATTCGGGCTGATGAGAAGTTGAAAAAGATTCCGGTCTTGATGGTGACGGCCGAGGCTCAAAAGGAGAACCTCATTGAGGCGGTCCAAGCCGGCGTCAGCAACTACATCGTCAAACCATTCACCGCGGAGACGATGCAGGAAAAAATCAGCAAGATCTTCAAGTGA
- a CDS encoding protein-glutamate O-methyltransferase CheR, which translates to MTDGNTAKKLNDASASMAPDTFKQLRDLIYEHTGIYFQESKKYLLESRLQPRLKECRCRSYEDYLNFLRFDAYRDREFTGLFTVITTNETYFFRDEAQLETFMKVIVPALMKVNEASRQIRLWSAACSTGDEAYTLAILLKDYPPLANWTIDILASDISESVLEVGRKGVYSSHSLRKVPPGLLAKYFSGPKEEQCLAPHVKSVVKFMNVNLYDRPRLKLIRGIDVIFCRNCLIYFDDKAKTQIVTDLRDALRPKGFLVIGFSEALPDKGGAFKPIHSGRAVVYEKQ; encoded by the coding sequence ATGACTGACGGGAATACCGCCAAGAAATTGAACGACGCGAGCGCCTCGATGGCGCCCGACACGTTCAAGCAATTGCGTGACCTGATTTATGAACATACCGGGATCTATTTTCAGGAAAGCAAGAAGTATCTCTTGGAGAGCCGGCTCCAGCCGCGACTCAAAGAATGCCGCTGCCGCTCGTACGAGGACTATCTCAACTTCCTGCGCTTCGATGCCTATCGTGATCGTGAATTCACGGGACTCTTCACCGTGATTACGACCAACGAGACGTACTTCTTTCGAGACGAGGCGCAGCTCGAGACGTTCATGAAAGTGATTGTCCCGGCGCTGATGAAAGTCAACGAAGCGAGTCGGCAGATCCGTCTGTGGAGCGCGGCCTGTTCGACCGGGGATGAGGCCTATACGCTGGCCATTCTCCTTAAAGACTATCCGCCGCTTGCGAACTGGACGATCGATATCCTCGCGAGCGACATCAGCGAAAGCGTCCTCGAAGTGGGACGAAAGGGCGTGTATAGCTCGCATTCGCTCAGGAAAGTGCCGCCGGGGCTCCTGGCCAAATACTTTTCCGGTCCTAAGGAAGAGCAATGCCTCGCGCCACACGTCAAGAGCGTCGTCAAGTTCATGAATGTCAATTTGTACGATCGCCCCAGACTGAAGTTGATTCGGGGTATCGACGTGATCTTTTGTCGAAACTGTCTCATCTATTTTGATGACAAAGCCAAGACCCAGATCGTCACTGATTTGCGGGATGCCCTTCGGCCGAAGGGCTTCCTGGTCATCGGGTTTTCGGAAGCCCTTCCTGACAAGGGTGGGGCATTCAAACCCATTCATTCCGGCCGTGCGGTCGTATACGAGAAACAGTAA
- a CDS encoding helix-turn-helix domain-containing protein, giving the protein MATTTNVNLDSAAHSDSEILTVMEVARFLRVPKSTVYKLARLGQLPASKIGKHWRFLRRDIHEWMHSRGQQG; this is encoded by the coding sequence ATGGCGACAACAACCAACGTGAACCTGGACAGTGCAGCACATTCGGATAGCGAGATTCTGACCGTGATGGAAGTGGCCCGGTTCCTCCGGGTGCCGAAATCCACCGTGTACAAGCTCGCGCGCCTTGGGCAGCTGCCGGCTTCCAAAATCGGGAAGCATTGGCGGTTTCTGCGGCGAGATATCCATGAATGGATGCACAGTCGCGGACAACAGGGCTAA
- a CDS encoding P-loop NTPase, which produces MATIVSVGSGKGGVGKSVIAANLAMLLAKQGKRVVLADLDVGGADAHILFGMLHPTLTLTDFIERRVDRLEAVLQPISAHPFLQLIPGTGDTLSTANLPYGKKKRLIRHFKQLQADVIIVDIGAGTSYHALDFFLMADHYLTVATPDPTSVLDLYRFIKLAAIRRVLSAFLVRDAVNDVLSDRDFSSIEEVIQAVTETDPNARETAARTLQGFQPHLIVNRVSGKSRVNVLQLKKLLKEYVGGELTMLGEIPDDPAMVRAVRSYLPVVEIEPTAPCSKALEKAAESLLQILARPLPPETTPAESEAKADAPVAPSAPAA; this is translated from the coding sequence ATGGCAACAATCGTTTCGGTTGGATCAGGCAAGGGCGGGGTCGGAAAGAGCGTCATCGCCGCGAACTTGGCCATGCTCTTGGCCAAACAGGGGAAACGCGTGGTCTTGGCCGACTTGGACGTGGGGGGGGCCGATGCTCACATCTTATTCGGCATGCTCCATCCGACGCTGACCCTGACGGACTTCATCGAACGCCGGGTCGATCGATTGGAAGCCGTCCTGCAACCGATTTCGGCCCACCCGTTTCTCCAGCTCATACCGGGAACAGGCGATACCTTGTCGACGGCCAACCTGCCTTACGGGAAAAAGAAGCGCCTCATTCGGCATTTCAAGCAACTTCAGGCTGACGTCATCATCGTCGATATCGGAGCCGGGACCAGCTACCACGCCCTCGACTTTTTCCTCATGGCCGACCATTACCTGACCGTGGCCACCCCCGACCCCACATCGGTCCTAGACCTCTACCGTTTCATTAAGTTAGCAGCGATTCGTCGTGTCCTCTCTGCCTTTCTGGTTCGCGATGCCGTGAACGACGTGCTTTCAGATCGAGATTTCAGCAGTATCGAGGAAGTCATTCAGGCGGTGACCGAGACCGATCCCAATGCCCGCGAAACGGCGGCCAGAACGCTCCAAGGATTTCAGCCTCACCTCATCGTGAATCGCGTCTCCGGCAAGTCTCGCGTCAACGTTCTACAGTTAAAGAAGTTGTTGAAGGAATATGTCGGGGGCGAACTGACCATGCTGGGGGAAATCCCGGATGACCCGGCCATGGTGCGCGCCGTGAGAAGCTACTTACCGGTCGTTGAAATTGAACCGACTGCCCCCTGCTCCAAAGCCCTCGAAAAAGCGGCCGAGTCGCTGCTGCAGATCCTTGCCCGCCCCCTCCCGCCGGAAACCACGCCTGCGGAATCCGAAGCCAAGGCCGACGCGCCCGTCGCTCCAAGCGCTCCTGCTGCCTGA